CTGCAGAAGGCGCTTGAGGAGTAGAGAATGACCAATCGCCGATTCCCAGTTGCCAACGAATGTCAAGTGAAGAGAACGCGAGTGCCGCTCCGCTGTGCATTGGCCGCTTTGTCATTCGTTAGGAATTGGGTGTTGAGATTTGGGAATTGGAGAGCAGTGGCGAGCAGGGAGGGCTGGTGAGACGAAGCTTGGTTCTGGTGTGCGCCGTGGCCTTGGTAATGCTGTTCGCCTGCGCCAAGAAGATGCTTCCGCCCAATCCCGACCGGTTCGCTCCGCGTCTGCAGGGGGTTGAGACAAAAACCCGGAGCCAGATTACGCTCGTGTTTGATGAGGAGATCAACGGCGCCAAGTTGAGGCCGGACAGCTTCCTCGTCACCGGGCCATCGGGCGAGACGCTTGCCCTGCGCGGCGCTTCTCTGGGAGGTGACATGAGAGAGGTGCAGCTCTGGACGCCCATCCAGGAGGTGAAGCTCTACGAGGTACGGGGGGTGGTCGCGGACCGAACCGGCAACCAGGCACGCTTTCGTGCCCGCTTCCGGGGTTCGTCGATGCAGGACACAATTGCACCTCGAGTAGCGAGCGTGGAGCCTGCGCCGGGCGCCACACGACAGAAGCTCGGGGTGAGGATCAGGGTCAAGTTCAGCGAGCCGGTTGATACGTCCGTAGTGGTGCGCAGTATGTTCGTGCCCCTCGGATATGACACTCTCTTCAAACGTTCCTGGTCTACCGATTGGCAGACCCTGAACTTTGCGCGTCTTGATACCGTGCCGGGCGGAGCCAACATCTACTTCATGGTGCAGCCTGGGGCAAGAGACCTCGAGGGAAACCGCGCCCAGGCCCCGGCGTTCACCTACTTCACCAGCGATACGATCCTCGACGCCGTCGCCGTAAAGGGCAGGGCGCTGGGGATAGGCGCGCTCAAGACCGGCGCAGTCTTCTTCACCGAGTCCGCGGCCGTCCGGGTCATCACCGATTCTCTTCAGCCTCCCCGCACCGAGTCGCTCCCCGTGCGCACGACGGGTCTTGCGCCGATTCTGGCTGACGGCTCTTTTGCGACCAGATTGCGGAAGGGCGAGTATGAGGTCATAGCCGCGGCCGATACCAACGGTGACGGCCTGGCGGAGCTGGTGAGCACGCCCGTGAGGTTCAATACGGAGTTAGAGAGCCTGAGTCTGAGTCTCCTGCCCGAGCCACTGCCCCAGCATCTCGATGCTTATCGCCGTTAGCGCGATACTGCTGGTCCTCGGCGTATTGGCGTATCGCAGAGCCCTGTTCGGGCAAGCGGCAAGCAGGAAGGACAAAGGACAAAGCAGGTCTCGGAAGGCCGAAGTCGCGGACGTGGGGCTTCTGGTGCTGCGGCTGGTGGTACTGTTGTTGTTCGCCGCGGTCTTCATCGGGGCGGTCTTTTCGCGCGCATGGACAGAGCGGTCGAGGCGAGTCGCGGTCATGCTCGACATCTCCGAGAGCATGACTGCGGTCGGGGCCGAGAGCGCGGCGGCAGCGGTTGCCGAGGTGTTCCCGCTGCCGACAGAGGGGACAGGACAGGAGTGGGTCTTTGCCGACTCGGCCGAGGTCAGAAGCAAGAAGCCGGCAGCCGGTAGTCAGGGTGCGAAACGGACCAGGATCGGGGTGGCGCTGAAGACCGTAGGGAAGACAAGACCGGGCGCCGTCGTGCTGCTGAGTGACGGGCAGGATAACGGCGACGTTGATGCGGTGGCGGCAGCGCGCGACATCGGTGTGCCGGTGTACACCGTCGGGTTCGGGGGCCGGGCGAAGCGAAATGCAGGCGTCGGACGAGTAGTGCTACCGGCGGTTGTCTACTCAGGAGAGACCGTCGAGGTACAGGTGCGCGTGCTGACGACGGGTTTCGATGCGGAGAACGAACCTCCAGGAGGAGCAGTTTCAACCACCCAGACACCAGGGCGCAAGGAGGATGGAAACGCGGTACCGGACCCCTCAAGCCCCAGAACAACTGAACACGGCATGAAAGGAATCGGCACGACGCGGATCCGGCTACGCGGGCAGGAACGCGAGGTGCCGATCGGGTCGGGCACATCCGAGCAGGATGTTCAATTCCGTCTTGTCTTTGACAGGCCGGGCAGGCAGATTGTAGAGGCGAGTCTGGACAGCATGACAGGAGAGAGCAACTACGCCGACAACAGGCGCAGCACTACCGTTGATGTCAAACCCGGACGGGTGCGTGTCGCTTACGTGACGAATCGTCCCGGGCCGGGCACGCGGATGATGCTGAGGGCATTGGGAGGCGACGAGAGGATCCAGGTGGAGTCACTAGTCGCGGTCAGCGGAGCGCTCAGCGATGAGCGCGGAGTGCTGAATGCGGGAGTGGATGCGTTCATCCTTGACGATGTCGTCGAGAACGGAAGTCCGGCTGTGTGGCAGTCGGTTGCCGACCGCGTGCAGGCCGGTGCCGGCGTTCTGTTGCTTGCCGGCCCAAGTTTCCAGCCGGGTCCCAGCATCGGAGGCATCGTCAGCGGGCCGATCGGACGATTGGAGGGAGGTCCCTACACTCCCGAGTTGGCCTCTGCAGGCAGTGTGTTGCCATGGTGGAAGCCTCAGTCCGAGGCCGCTCAGAGCGGCGGCGGGGAAGTAGACCTTGGCAGGGTGCCGCCTTTCTCTGGACTACGTCAACTGCCCGGCGGCGATTCCAGTAGTACCAATCGCTGGTCTGCCTGGCTGGTCGCCAGAGAGAATGGAGTCCCCCTGCTGATGGAAGGGAAAGCAGGCAGAGGCAAAGTTGTCTACTTAGCCGGCTACCCGCTGTGGCGCTGGGGATTCGGCTCGCAGGAGAATCCGGAGCAGACTTCGCCACTCTCGGCTCTGCTGACCGGGGTCGTGCGCTACCTGGCGGAGAGTGATACCAGTCCCTTCTGGCTCCAGGTCGACCGGCCCGACATCTACCAGGGACAGCGAGTCCACCTGACAGCGAGAGCGGTTGCGCCTGACGGCCGGCCGTGGACCGGACTGAGTGTGATGGTTGCGGTTCGGACTGACAGTTCGTCACTCCGTCCCTCTCCTCCAGGAGGAGACGGAGGGCGAAGCGAGGGCGAGGGGGCGGATCGCAGGCGGAGCATGAAGCCGGTCTCGGTGCCGATGACTGAGACGGGCGCGGGTGTGTATGAGGCGTCCCTCGAGGCGTTGAGACCGGGTCAGTATCAGGCGACCGCACTCGTTGGTACTGCCGATACGGTGCTCGGCATGGCGACCACCGAGTTCGCGGTCGCCGATCAACCAGTGGAACTCGCAAGCACCGGCATGAACGAAGGACTGCTCCGAGCGATAGCCGAGGCCAGTGACGGCAGGTTCATGTCTGCCGACAGCCTCGCACGGGAGGGCAGTCAGATGACGTTTGGTTCCTATGAACGCCGCCTGGTGTTTGACCCCAGGCGAGCCGCGTGGGTATACGTCCTGATAGCGTTGCTGGCGGGCGCGGAATGGCTGATGCGCCGGAGAAGAGGGCTGTTGTGAAAGACCGGTCGAAGTCAGAAGCTGGAAGTCAGAAGCTGGAAGTCGTGGTTCAGGTCCGAGGCGCTCGCCGGGCACGTCTCGCCGCCAGGGTGGTAGTCGCCGCCCTTCTGCTCCTGATTGTCGTTGGCACGGCTCAGGCGGATACCGGGCAGGAGGCGGCCAGCTGGCTGCGCGCCCGGGGACTCAGTCCGGAACTCGTGGTCGTGCTGATAGCGGCCCTGCCGATAGTCGAACTCAGGGGCGCGGTGCCCGTCGGCATCCTCTTCTTCTGCATGCCGTGGTGGCAGGCAGTGCTCTGGGCTTTGGTTGGTAACGTAGCGCCGATCCTGCTTGTACTGCTGCTACTTGAGAAGATCGTCGCCTGGCTTAGTCACATCAGTCTGTTCAGGCGCTTCTTCGCATGGCTCTTCGCGCGGGCGCGAAGCAAGAGCGCGTCCATCGAGAAGTACGAATTCTGGGGGCTCGCCACCTTTGTCGGGATCCCGCTTCCCGGCACCGGAGCGTGGACCGGCGCTGTCGCGGCCGAGGTGCTGGGGCTGTCCTACTGGAAGTCACTATCGGCCATAGTCGTCGGCGTGCTGATGGCCGCGACCGTGGTGACGTTCCTGTCTGTGCTCGGCAAGCAGTATCGCTGGGTGGGAATCGGGCTTATCGTCCTCATCACGCTCGGCTTCATCTACGCGGTTGTAGCTGCGGTCAGGAAGCCGCGCAAGAAGTCCTGACTCCGAATGCGCTGACGATTCCGTCGTATCGAGTCCAGCCCGACTGCTACTTTTGACATCAGGTCATGTTGACCTAGTATCTAACCACCTAGTGAGATTCGGTTTCCACGTGTCAATGGCCGGCGGATTCAGCAAGGTCTTGGAACGGGCCAGGGCGGCCGAGTGCGAGACCATGCAGATGTTCTCGTCGAACCCGCGGGGCTGGGCCGCGGCCGAGCTCGACCCCGAGGACGTGGCCCGGTTCCGCGCCGACATGAAAGGTTCCGGCATTTCGCCGGTATTCGTCCACGCGCCGTACCTGCCTAACCCGGCGGCTGCCGGGGCCGATGCGAAGCACGCGGTCAAAGTGCTCATCACCCAAGCGGAGCGTTGCGCCGTCCTGGGCGTGCGTTTCCTGATCCTGCACATGGGCAAAGGGCTGGGCGCCAGTGAGGCGAGGGTCGTTGCCAGAACCGTGAAGAACGTGAACTCGGTACTCGCCAACTCACCGGATAGCGTGAAGCTCCTGCTTGAGAACACGGCGGGCGCGGGCTCCGAGTTCGGCTATCGGTTTGAGCAGATCGCCGCCATCATCGTCGGGGTGAAGCAGCGGGACCGGGTCGGGGTGGTGGTCGACACAGCCCACGCCTTCGCAGCCGGGTACGAGTTCCGGACCAGGGCCGGACTGGATGCGACATTGCGTGAGTTCGACCGGCTGGTCGGCATCAGCCGGCTGCATCTCGTTCACCTGAACGACTCGAAGGTCGATTTCGGCTCGCGCGTGGATCGGCACTGGCACATCGGCGAAGGGAAGATAGGGAAAGAAGGGATGAGAGAGATAGTCAACCATCCTCTGCTTCGGAATCTGCCGGCCGTGATGGAGACGCCGCGCGATTCGGTCGCAGATGACCTGCGCAATCTCAAGACGATCAGGAGTCTCGCAGCGTGAACATCCGATTCTGCGGCGGCACACGGACGGTCACCGGCTCCAAGCATCTGCTGACTTCGGGCAAGCAGCGGCTGCTGCTCGAGTGCGGGCTCTTCCAGGGGCACCGGGCCGAGGCCGAGCACACGAACCGGAGCTTTCCGTTCAAGGCGCGTGAGGTCAACTGGTGCGTCATCAGCCACGCCCACATCGACCACGTCGGCAATATCCCCAACCTGGTGAAGTACGGATTCCGTGGGCCGATCCTCATGACGCAGGGCACGGCCGCGCTCTCCCGGCTGCTGGTCGAGGACTCGGCCAACATCCAGGAGTCAGACATCCGCTACCTGAACAAGAAGCTGCGCGAGAAGGGCGAGCCACCAAAGGAGCCGGTCTACACCGTCGAGGATGCCGAGGAGTCGCTCAAGTATGTTGAGGGTATCCCGTACGCGAAGTCGCGCAAGCTGGGACCGTACAAGGTAGTGCTGCACGACGCCGGGCACATCCTCGGGTCCGCGTTGGTGGACATCGAGGTCGAGGGAAAGCGCGTGCTCTTCACCGGTGATCTCGGCCGGAGGAAGATGCCGATTATCAACGACCCGGTGCTGGTTACCGAAGCTGACTACCTGATCATGGAAGGCACATACGGCAACCGCCGGCATGGCGACTACCGGGACGTGGACACCCGGCTGGCCGAGGTCGTGAACCGCGTCTATACACGCGGCGGCAGGATAGTCATCCCTGCCTTCGCGGTCGAGCGGTCGCAGGAGATTGTCTACACGCTGAACCGCCTGCGCCAGAACAAACGGATTCCGGACGTACCGGTCTTCGTTGATTCGCCGCTTGCGAGCCGCGTTACCGAGGTCTACCGGAACTACCCGCAGTACTACGACGCCGAGGCGGTTCAGATGCTCAACGGCCACCAGTATCTGTTTGACTTCCCCGGACTCCGCTATACCGAGTCGGTTGAGGAATCCAAGGCACTAAATGCGGGCAAGGAACCCTGCATCATTATCTCAGCTTCCGGCATGTGCGAAGCCGGCCGGATCCTGCACCACTTGAAACACTCGGTCGAGGATGCGAAGAACCTGATACTGATTGTCTCCTTCCAGGCCGAGAACACCCTCGGCCGAAAGATAGTCGAACGTCAGCCGGTCGTCCGGATCTACGGCGAGGAGCACCCGTTGCGGGCTGAGGTCGAGGTGATGAACGAGTTCAGTGCACACGCTGACCATGACGGGTTGCTCCAGTACGTCAGCGCCATGAACGTGCCGAGGCTGAAGAAGCTGTTCATAGTCCACTCCGAGCCGGAGGCAGCGCTGGCGATGGTCGACCCGCTGAGGGCTTTGGGAGTGCGCGAGGTCGTGATTCCGGAGATTGGGGACGAACATGAGATCTAGGAAAGTGCAAAGGACAAAGGCCAAAGGACAAAGTGCGGCCAGGCTGGCCATGGTCGCGGTCGCGCTGGCTGCGATGGCGGCGTTCGCCGGGTGCGACTGGCTGCTAGGTTTCGACACGACTCCGCCGACCTGCCAGGTTGTCAGCCCGCCTGATTCGGCAGCGGTCAGCGGTTCGGTGCCGATAGCCGCGACAGCATCTGACAGCGTCGGGGTCGAGTGGGTCGAGTTCTACGCCGACGGTGCGCTTGTGGGCGTCGATAGCGCCACGCCCTACTCGAGCAGTTGGGATGCCTCGGCGCTGGCTGAGGGGACCTGGCACGCGCTGAGCTGCATCGCGTATGACCTTGCCCAGAACAGAGGGTACAGCGAT
Above is a window of candidate division WOR-3 bacterium DNA encoding:
- a CDS encoding VWA domain-containing protein translates to MLIAVSAILLVLGVLAYRRALFGQAASRKDKGQSRSRKAEVADVGLLVLRLVVLLLFAAVFIGAVFSRAWTERSRRVAVMLDISESMTAVGAESAAAAVAEVFPLPTEGTGQEWVFADSAEVRSKKPAAGSQGAKRTRIGVALKTVGKTRPGAVVLLSDGQDNGDVDAVAAARDIGVPVYTVGFGGRAKRNAGVGRVVLPAVVYSGETVEVQVRVLTTGFDAENEPPGGAVSTTQTPGRKEDGNAVPDPSSPRTTEHGMKGIGTTRIRLRGQEREVPIGSGTSEQDVQFRLVFDRPGRQIVEASLDSMTGESNYADNRRSTTVDVKPGRVRVAYVTNRPGPGTRMMLRALGGDERIQVESLVAVSGALSDERGVLNAGVDAFILDDVVENGSPAVWQSVADRVQAGAGVLLLAGPSFQPGPSIGGIVSGPIGRLEGGPYTPELASAGSVLPWWKPQSEAAQSGGGEVDLGRVPPFSGLRQLPGGDSSSTNRWSAWLVARENGVPLLMEGKAGRGKVVYLAGYPLWRWGFGSQENPEQTSPLSALLTGVVRYLAESDTSPFWLQVDRPDIYQGQRVHLTARAVAPDGRPWTGLSVMVAVRTDSSSLRPSPPGGDGGRSEGEGADRRRSMKPVSVPMTETGAGVYEASLEALRPGQYQATALVGTADTVLGMATTEFAVADQPVELASTGMNEGLLRAIAEASDGRFMSADSLAREGSQMTFGSYERRLVFDPRRAAWVYVLIALLAGAEWLMRRRRGLL
- a CDS encoding small multi-drug export protein — encoded protein: MADAPEKRAVVKDRSKSEAGSQKLEVVVQVRGARRARLAARVVVAALLLLIVVGTAQADTGQEAASWLRARGLSPELVVVLIAALPIVELRGAVPVGILFFCMPWWQAVLWALVGNVAPILLVLLLLEKIVAWLSHISLFRRFFAWLFARARSKSASIEKYEFWGLATFVGIPLPGTGAWTGAVAAEVLGLSYWKSLSAIVVGVLMAATVVTFLSVLGKQYRWVGIGLIVLITLGFIYAVVAAVRKPRKKS
- a CDS encoding deoxyribonuclease IV codes for the protein MRFGFHVSMAGGFSKVLERARAAECETMQMFSSNPRGWAAAELDPEDVARFRADMKGSGISPVFVHAPYLPNPAAAGADAKHAVKVLITQAERCAVLGVRFLILHMGKGLGASEARVVARTVKNVNSVLANSPDSVKLLLENTAGAGSEFGYRFEQIAAIIVGVKQRDRVGVVVDTAHAFAAGYEFRTRAGLDATLREFDRLVGISRLHLVHLNDSKVDFGSRVDRHWHIGEGKIGKEGMREIVNHPLLRNLPAVMETPRDSVADDLRNLKTIRSLAA
- a CDS encoding MBL fold metallo-hydrolase, whose product is MNIRFCGGTRTVTGSKHLLTSGKQRLLLECGLFQGHRAEAEHTNRSFPFKAREVNWCVISHAHIDHVGNIPNLVKYGFRGPILMTQGTAALSRLLVEDSANIQESDIRYLNKKLREKGEPPKEPVYTVEDAEESLKYVEGIPYAKSRKLGPYKVVLHDAGHILGSALVDIEVEGKRVLFTGDLGRRKMPIINDPVLVTEADYLIMEGTYGNRRHGDYRDVDTRLAEVVNRVYTRGGRIVIPAFAVERSQEIVYTLNRLRQNKRIPDVPVFVDSPLASRVTEVYRNYPQYYDAEAVQMLNGHQYLFDFPGLRYTESVEESKALNAGKEPCIIISASGMCEAGRILHHLKHSVEDAKNLILIVSFQAENTLGRKIVERQPVVRIYGEEHPLRAEVEVMNEFSAHADHDGLLQYVSAMNVPRLKKLFIVHSEPEAALAMVDPLRALGVREVVIPEIGDEHEI